Proteins encoded by one window of Aphis gossypii isolate Hap1 chromosome X, ASM2018417v2, whole genome shotgun sequence:
- the LOC114127861 gene encoding katanin p80 WD40 repeat-containing subunit B1 isoform X2, with the protein MANPNKHICKLQEFPAHNANVTCLALGQKSGLVLATGGADNKVNLWKVDSETCFMSLCGHVTPIECVQFDPSEYLVGAGSQTGGLKVWDLTKGKKVKTFSGHKSAVTKLDFFPFASSSYFVTGSKDTNVKLWDYRYSHCIGMYKGHEASISSLKYSPDGLWIASGDEDGCVKIWDLRVGRMIHVFDKLHKGAVTSIQFHPLVFLLASSGTDNKINILDLERFSIISQIDTDKSIIRCLQFNDKGDVLYGGGNDYLGVYGVEPTRVCDSVVVKWGNMNELVVKDNRIVGASHLLTDVSTWLINLPEEYPFKNQFSPPDKSSKTNTMFTRDTGVRKSFNKQKTREMIKPKTNMKLIDESETDIDDENQTVINNVHDYHSVFKPNRTSFKPSRILNRSPPPFSPLSEDDNSNNIFTAEVNRNQSTTSAKLEEKKHSIDLSQGLMQNSYSEAETSSVDSTPCDSFQLPQFESSGDYHTPDLPTPISTPDSIETSERRHNPYITSSVSMRSVSSNVTNESLTKRPSSLPVFRQNDHFTYGHKYTSPQSQRKIIPDEITSLPQHKRLLADDFLVTPEHKKTDTIAKKFELPLDDFGELKNSLHNVMYDEEDIVEILSKNHKSTMGVLKERQRYLNIIQTLWTNKNFKCAVNSAVSMNDDAVISDLISIITQRPNLWCLDVCSMLLPSISDLIQSGNEAFINVSFKAIRDILQYFMPVIKNNIQRPPSAIGVDIMQEERYNKCRKCQNILMDIRSFVLKRQTVQGNLGNVFRQLHMLLQTIDI; encoded by the exons ATGGCTAACCCAAACAaacatatttgcaaattac aAGAATTTCCTGCACACAATGCAAATGTTACTTGTTTGGCCCTTGGTCAAAAGAGTGGCTTAGTATTAGCTACGGGTGGTGCAGATAACAAAGTAAACTTGTGGAAAGTTGATAGTGAAACATGTTTTATG agcTTATGCGGCCATGTAACTCCAATTGAATGTGTACAATTTGATCCATCAGAGTATTTAGTGGGTGCTGGTAGTCAAACAGGAGGTTTAAAAGTATGGGATTTAACTAAAGGAAAAAAGGTTAAGACATTTAGTGGCCATAAGTCGGCTGTtacaaaattagatttttttccttttgcTTCATCTTCGTATTTTGTAACGGGTTCAAAAGATACCAATGTtaag CTGTGGGATTATCGATATTCACATTGTATAGGGATGTACAAAGGTCATGAAGCATCTATATCTAGTTTGAAATACAGTCCAGATGGTTTATGGATTGCTTCTGGCGATGAAGATGGATGTGTTAAG atatggGATTTGCGAGTTGGACGCATGATACATGTTTTTGATAAACTACATAAAGGAGCAGTCACATCTATTCAATTTCAtccattagtatttttattagctaGTAGTGGtacagataataaaattaatatattagatttggagcgatttagtattatttctcAAATAGATACAGACAAAtctataattag ATGTTTGCAATTTAATGACAAAGGAGATGTTCTATATGGAGGTGGTAATGATTACCTTGGTGTATATGGTGTAGAACCAACCAGAGTATGTGACTCAGTGGTTGTAAAATGGGGAAATATGAATGAGTTAGTTGTAAAAGATAATCGAAtt gttgGCGCCTCACATTTATTAACAGATGTTTCAACatggttaattaatttacctgAAGAATATCCTTTTAAGAATCAATTTTCACCACCCGATAAGTCATCAAAGACGAATACGATGTTTACAAGAGATACTGGTGttagaaaaagttttaataaacaaaaaacacgAGAAATGATTAAACCCAA aactaatatgaaattaattgatGAAAGCGAAACTGATATTGATGATGAAAATCAAactgtaattaataatgttcatGATTATCATTCAGTGTTTAAGCCTAATAGAACTT cgtTTAAACCAAGTAGAATAT taaatAGAAGTCCACCTCCATTTTCACCTTTATCTGAAGAtg ataattccaacaatatatttactgCTGAAG taaatagaaATCAATCGACAACTTCTGCAAAATTAgaggaaaaaaaacatagcaTTG ATCTTTCTCAAGGATTAATGCAAAACAGTTATTCAGAAGCTGAAACTTCATCTGTGGATTCTACTCCTTGTGATTCATTTCAGTTACCTCAGTTTGAGAGCTCTGGTGATTACCATACTCCTGATTTACCAACTCCTATATCAACACCTGATAGTATTGAGACATCTGAAAGAAGACACAATCCTTATATAACATCATCAGTTTCAATGCGTAGTGTATCTTCTAATGTAACTAATGAAAGTTTAACCAAACGTCCATCATCTTTGCCAGTGTTTAGACAAAAtg atcatTTTACTTATGGGCACAAGTACACATCGCCTCAAtctcaaagaaaaataattccaGATGAAATTACATCATTACCTCAACATAAACGACTGTTAGCCGATGATTTCTTAGTTACACCAGAACATAAAAAGACTGATACCATCGCAAAGAAATTTGAACTTCCTTTAGATGATTTTGgggaattaaaaaat agtTTACATAATGTCATGTACGATGAAGAAGACATTGTTGAGATTCTTTCAAAAAATCATAAGTCCACTATGGGTGTGCTTAAAGAAAGACAAcgttatcttaatattatacagacattatggactaataaaaattttaag TGTGCTGTAAATTCTGCTGTTTCAATGAATGATGATGCTGTCATATCAGATCTCATTTCTATTATTACCCAACGccc AAATCTCTGGTGTCTAGATGTTTGCAGTATGCTTCTTCCTTCCATTTCTGATTTGATTCAGAGTGGCAATGAGGC attcATAAACGTAAGTTTTAAGGCCATAAGAGATATACTGCAGTATTTTATGCCAgtcattaagaataatattcaaagACCACCTTCTGCAATAGGTGTTGATATCATGCAAGAAGAAAG ATACAACAAATGTCGCAAATGTCAAAACATACTTATGGATATCAGGTCATTTGTACTGAAGAGGCAAACGGTCCAGGGTAACTTGGGTAACGTGTTCAGACAGTTGCATATGCTTTTGCAAACAATAGACATCTAA
- the LOC114127861 gene encoding katanin p80 WD40 repeat-containing subunit B1 isoform X1 encodes MANPNKHICKLQEFPAHNANVTCLALGQKSGLVLATGGADNKVNLWKVDSETCFMSLCGHVTPIECVQFDPSEYLVGAGSQTGGLKVWDLTKGKKVKTFSGHKSAVTKLDFFPFASSSYFVTGSKDTNVKLWDYRYSHCIGMYKGHEASISSLKYSPDGLWIASGDEDGCVKIWDLRVGRMIHVFDKLHKGAVTSIQFHPLVFLLASSGTDNKINILDLERFSIISQIDTDKSIIRCLQFNDKGDVLYGGGNDYLGVYGVEPTRVCDSVVVKWGNMNELVVKDNRIVGASHLLTDVSTWLINLPEEYPFKNQFSPPDKSSKTNTMFTRDTGVRKSFNKQKTREMIKPKTNMKLIDESETDIDDENQTVINNVHDYHSVFKPNRTSFKPSRILNRSPPPFSPLSEDDNSNNIFTAEVNRNQSTTSAKLEEKKHSIDLSQGLMQNSYSEAETSSVDSTPCDSFQLPQFESSGDYHTPDLPTPISTPDSIETSERRHNPYITSSVSMRSVSSNVTNESLTKRPSSLPVFRQNDHFTYGHKYTSPQSQRKIIPDEITSLPQHKRLLADDFLVTPEHKKTDTIAKKFELPLDDFGELKNVSTKSLHNVMYDEEDIVEILSKNHKSTMGVLKERQRYLNIIQTLWTNKNFKCAVNSAVSMNDDAVISDLISIITQRPNLWCLDVCSMLLPSISDLIQSGNEAFINVSFKAIRDILQYFMPVIKNNIQRPPSAIGVDIMQEERYNKCRKCQNILMDIRSFVLKRQTVQGNLGNVFRQLHMLLQTIDI; translated from the exons ATGGCTAACCCAAACAaacatatttgcaaattac aAGAATTTCCTGCACACAATGCAAATGTTACTTGTTTGGCCCTTGGTCAAAAGAGTGGCTTAGTATTAGCTACGGGTGGTGCAGATAACAAAGTAAACTTGTGGAAAGTTGATAGTGAAACATGTTTTATG agcTTATGCGGCCATGTAACTCCAATTGAATGTGTACAATTTGATCCATCAGAGTATTTAGTGGGTGCTGGTAGTCAAACAGGAGGTTTAAAAGTATGGGATTTAACTAAAGGAAAAAAGGTTAAGACATTTAGTGGCCATAAGTCGGCTGTtacaaaattagatttttttccttttgcTTCATCTTCGTATTTTGTAACGGGTTCAAAAGATACCAATGTtaag CTGTGGGATTATCGATATTCACATTGTATAGGGATGTACAAAGGTCATGAAGCATCTATATCTAGTTTGAAATACAGTCCAGATGGTTTATGGATTGCTTCTGGCGATGAAGATGGATGTGTTAAG atatggGATTTGCGAGTTGGACGCATGATACATGTTTTTGATAAACTACATAAAGGAGCAGTCACATCTATTCAATTTCAtccattagtatttttattagctaGTAGTGGtacagataataaaattaatatattagatttggagcgatttagtattatttctcAAATAGATACAGACAAAtctataattag ATGTTTGCAATTTAATGACAAAGGAGATGTTCTATATGGAGGTGGTAATGATTACCTTGGTGTATATGGTGTAGAACCAACCAGAGTATGTGACTCAGTGGTTGTAAAATGGGGAAATATGAATGAGTTAGTTGTAAAAGATAATCGAAtt gttgGCGCCTCACATTTATTAACAGATGTTTCAACatggttaattaatttacctgAAGAATATCCTTTTAAGAATCAATTTTCACCACCCGATAAGTCATCAAAGACGAATACGATGTTTACAAGAGATACTGGTGttagaaaaagttttaataaacaaaaaacacgAGAAATGATTAAACCCAA aactaatatgaaattaattgatGAAAGCGAAACTGATATTGATGATGAAAATCAAactgtaattaataatgttcatGATTATCATTCAGTGTTTAAGCCTAATAGAACTT cgtTTAAACCAAGTAGAATAT taaatAGAAGTCCACCTCCATTTTCACCTTTATCTGAAGAtg ataattccaacaatatatttactgCTGAAG taaatagaaATCAATCGACAACTTCTGCAAAATTAgaggaaaaaaaacatagcaTTG ATCTTTCTCAAGGATTAATGCAAAACAGTTATTCAGAAGCTGAAACTTCATCTGTGGATTCTACTCCTTGTGATTCATTTCAGTTACCTCAGTTTGAGAGCTCTGGTGATTACCATACTCCTGATTTACCAACTCCTATATCAACACCTGATAGTATTGAGACATCTGAAAGAAGACACAATCCTTATATAACATCATCAGTTTCAATGCGTAGTGTATCTTCTAATGTAACTAATGAAAGTTTAACCAAACGTCCATCATCTTTGCCAGTGTTTAGACAAAAtg atcatTTTACTTATGGGCACAAGTACACATCGCCTCAAtctcaaagaaaaataattccaGATGAAATTACATCATTACCTCAACATAAACGACTGTTAGCCGATGATTTCTTAGTTACACCAGAACATAAAAAGACTGATACCATCGCAAAGAAATTTGAACTTCCTTTAGATGATTTTGgggaattaaaaaatgttagtacAAAG agtTTACATAATGTCATGTACGATGAAGAAGACATTGTTGAGATTCTTTCAAAAAATCATAAGTCCACTATGGGTGTGCTTAAAGAAAGACAAcgttatcttaatattatacagacattatggactaataaaaattttaag TGTGCTGTAAATTCTGCTGTTTCAATGAATGATGATGCTGTCATATCAGATCTCATTTCTATTATTACCCAACGccc AAATCTCTGGTGTCTAGATGTTTGCAGTATGCTTCTTCCTTCCATTTCTGATTTGATTCAGAGTGGCAATGAGGC attcATAAACGTAAGTTTTAAGGCCATAAGAGATATACTGCAGTATTTTATGCCAgtcattaagaataatattcaaagACCACCTTCTGCAATAGGTGTTGATATCATGCAAGAAGAAAG ATACAACAAATGTCGCAAATGTCAAAACATACTTATGGATATCAGGTCATTTGTACTGAAGAGGCAAACGGTCCAGGGTAACTTGGGTAACGTGTTCAGACAGTTGCATATGCTTTTGCAAACAATAGACATCTAA
- the LOC114127861 gene encoding katanin p80 WD40 repeat-containing subunit B1 isoform X3 has translation MANPNKHICKLQEFPAHNANVTCLALGQKSGLVLATGGADNKVNLWKVDSETCFMSLCGHVTPIECVQFDPSEYLVGAGSQTGGLKVWDLTKGKKVKTFSGHKSAVTKLDFFPFASSSYFVTGSKDTNVKLWDYRYSHCIGMYKGHEASISSLKYSPDGLWIASGDEDGCVKIWDLRVGRMIHVFDKLHKGAVTSIQFHPLVFLLASSGTDNKINILDLERFSIISQIDTDKSIIRCLQFNDKGDVLYGGGNDYLGVYGVEPTRVCDSVVVKWGNMNELVVKDNRIVGASHLLTDVSTWLINLPEEYPFKNQFSPPDKSSKTNTMFTRDTGVRKSFNKQKTREMIKPKTNMKLIDESETDIDDENQTVINNVHDYHSVFKPNRTLNRSPPPFSPLSEDDNSNNIFTAEVNRNQSTTSAKLEEKKHSIDLSQGLMQNSYSEAETSSVDSTPCDSFQLPQFESSGDYHTPDLPTPISTPDSIETSERRHNPYITSSVSMRSVSSNVTNESLTKRPSSLPVFRQNDHFTYGHKYTSPQSQRKIIPDEITSLPQHKRLLADDFLVTPEHKKTDTIAKKFELPLDDFGELKNVSTKSLHNVMYDEEDIVEILSKNHKSTMGVLKERQRYLNIIQTLWTNKNFKCAVNSAVSMNDDAVISDLISIITQRPNLWCLDVCSMLLPSISDLIQSGNEAFINVSFKAIRDILQYFMPVIKNNIQRPPSAIGVDIMQEERYNKCRKCQNILMDIRSFVLKRQTVQGNLGNVFRQLHMLLQTIDI, from the exons ATGGCTAACCCAAACAaacatatttgcaaattac aAGAATTTCCTGCACACAATGCAAATGTTACTTGTTTGGCCCTTGGTCAAAAGAGTGGCTTAGTATTAGCTACGGGTGGTGCAGATAACAAAGTAAACTTGTGGAAAGTTGATAGTGAAACATGTTTTATG agcTTATGCGGCCATGTAACTCCAATTGAATGTGTACAATTTGATCCATCAGAGTATTTAGTGGGTGCTGGTAGTCAAACAGGAGGTTTAAAAGTATGGGATTTAACTAAAGGAAAAAAGGTTAAGACATTTAGTGGCCATAAGTCGGCTGTtacaaaattagatttttttccttttgcTTCATCTTCGTATTTTGTAACGGGTTCAAAAGATACCAATGTtaag CTGTGGGATTATCGATATTCACATTGTATAGGGATGTACAAAGGTCATGAAGCATCTATATCTAGTTTGAAATACAGTCCAGATGGTTTATGGATTGCTTCTGGCGATGAAGATGGATGTGTTAAG atatggGATTTGCGAGTTGGACGCATGATACATGTTTTTGATAAACTACATAAAGGAGCAGTCACATCTATTCAATTTCAtccattagtatttttattagctaGTAGTGGtacagataataaaattaatatattagatttggagcgatttagtattatttctcAAATAGATACAGACAAAtctataattag ATGTTTGCAATTTAATGACAAAGGAGATGTTCTATATGGAGGTGGTAATGATTACCTTGGTGTATATGGTGTAGAACCAACCAGAGTATGTGACTCAGTGGTTGTAAAATGGGGAAATATGAATGAGTTAGTTGTAAAAGATAATCGAAtt gttgGCGCCTCACATTTATTAACAGATGTTTCAACatggttaattaatttacctgAAGAATATCCTTTTAAGAATCAATTTTCACCACCCGATAAGTCATCAAAGACGAATACGATGTTTACAAGAGATACTGGTGttagaaaaagttttaataaacaaaaaacacgAGAAATGATTAAACCCAA aactaatatgaaattaattgatGAAAGCGAAACTGATATTGATGATGAAAATCAAactgtaattaataatgttcatGATTATCATTCAGTGTTTAAGCCTAATAGAACTT taaatAGAAGTCCACCTCCATTTTCACCTTTATCTGAAGAtg ataattccaacaatatatttactgCTGAAG taaatagaaATCAATCGACAACTTCTGCAAAATTAgaggaaaaaaaacatagcaTTG ATCTTTCTCAAGGATTAATGCAAAACAGTTATTCAGAAGCTGAAACTTCATCTGTGGATTCTACTCCTTGTGATTCATTTCAGTTACCTCAGTTTGAGAGCTCTGGTGATTACCATACTCCTGATTTACCAACTCCTATATCAACACCTGATAGTATTGAGACATCTGAAAGAAGACACAATCCTTATATAACATCATCAGTTTCAATGCGTAGTGTATCTTCTAATGTAACTAATGAAAGTTTAACCAAACGTCCATCATCTTTGCCAGTGTTTAGACAAAAtg atcatTTTACTTATGGGCACAAGTACACATCGCCTCAAtctcaaagaaaaataattccaGATGAAATTACATCATTACCTCAACATAAACGACTGTTAGCCGATGATTTCTTAGTTACACCAGAACATAAAAAGACTGATACCATCGCAAAGAAATTTGAACTTCCTTTAGATGATTTTGgggaattaaaaaatgttagtacAAAG agtTTACATAATGTCATGTACGATGAAGAAGACATTGTTGAGATTCTTTCAAAAAATCATAAGTCCACTATGGGTGTGCTTAAAGAAAGACAAcgttatcttaatattatacagacattatggactaataaaaattttaag TGTGCTGTAAATTCTGCTGTTTCAATGAATGATGATGCTGTCATATCAGATCTCATTTCTATTATTACCCAACGccc AAATCTCTGGTGTCTAGATGTTTGCAGTATGCTTCTTCCTTCCATTTCTGATTTGATTCAGAGTGGCAATGAGGC attcATAAACGTAAGTTTTAAGGCCATAAGAGATATACTGCAGTATTTTATGCCAgtcattaagaataatattcaaagACCACCTTCTGCAATAGGTGTTGATATCATGCAAGAAGAAAG ATACAACAAATGTCGCAAATGTCAAAACATACTTATGGATATCAGGTCATTTGTACTGAAGAGGCAAACGGTCCAGGGTAACTTGGGTAACGTGTTCAGACAGTTGCATATGCTTTTGCAAACAATAGACATCTAA